TCCCGTTCGGCACGGTCGACGCGGGCTCGGGCATTGTTCAGTGCTGCCTCGGCAACCCGCAACTCGGCTTCGGCTCGTGCCTGCTCGGCCACTGCCTTGGCCAGTTTCACTTCGCCTTCACGCGTTGCGCGTTCGGAATCATCAAGTGCGCGGGTAAGCCGTGGTCGTTCTTCCTCGCTCGCCTTGATTGTCTCGGCTAGCGTTGCGGCTTCAGCCTGCAACCGCGCCAACGCCTCGGCGGCGTCATGGGTCAACTTGCCCTCGCGCGCGCCATCCTCTTCGATGCGGCGGCCTTGCGCGGTGAGGTCTGCCTGCCGTTGGATCAGCCGGTCGCGTTCACCGGTCAGTTGGATGAGCCGGTTCGATAGATCACTCGCTGCATCGCGTGCCGCCATCGCTGCAGCCCGGTCATCGGCCAGCTTGCGGACAGCATCCTGCTGCTGTTCGGCCAAAGCGCGCTGGCGGATCGAGGCTTCCTCGACCGCTTTGCCAGCTGCGTCGGCTTCCGCCTGTGCAGCTTCCGCCGATGCTTTGGCCTCTCGCCAGCGAACGAAGATCAGCCGTGCTTCGGCCTGCGTGATCTCGCCCGACAATTTGCGGTAACGCTCGGCCTGCCGCGCCTGTTTCTTCAGGCTTTGCGCGCGCGCATCCATATCGCCCAATATCGTCGACAGGCGATTGAGGTTGGTCTCTGCCGCACGCAATTTCTGCTCGGCATCTTTGCGGCGCACATGCAGGCCAGAAATCCCAGCCGCCTCTTCGAGCATCATGCGCCGTTCTTGCGGCTTGGCGGAAATGATTGAGCCGATTCGACCCTGACTGACCAGCGCAGGGCTGTGCGCACCGGTGGCAGCGTCAGCAAAGATCAGCGCGATATCCTTCGCACGCACATCGCGGCCATTGGCGCGATAGGCGCTGCCCGCGCCACGTTCGATCCGGCGGACGACTTCGAGTTCCTGATCGTCGTCATTGGCAATTACGCCGGGAATGTTTTCGTCTGGGCCATGTTCGGCGAGCAGCGTGACCTCAGCGAAATCGCGCGACGGGCGTTGCGCGGTGCCGGCGAAGATTACATCTTCCATCCCGCCGCCACGCATCGACTTGGGCGAGTTTTCGCCCATCACCCATCGGAGGGCCTCTAGCAGGTTCGATTTACCGCAACCATTGGGGCCGACCACACCGGTCAGCCCGGCCTCGATATGCAGCTCGGTTGGCTCAACAAAGCTTTTGAAGCCTGTCAGTTTGAGCCTTTTAATCCGCATGCTGCCCCCGCTACGCTGCCCCTAGCGGATCAGCGCGCGCCAGCCTCTTGCAGCTTGCCCTTGACCTGCGGCCACGCGGTCACGTCGAGGCGCGCGCCGTTGAGATAGAAGGTCGGCGTCCCCTGGATCGTGTATTTCTTGCCATATTCGGCGGTCAGGTCGGCCAGCTTTTGCATTTCGGCGGTGTCGGAGAGGCAGGCCTTGCTCTGGTCGCGCGAAACACCCCGCTGGGCGAAGAACTCAACGATACCCACGGCATCGGCCAAAGCAAAGAAGCGCTCGCCACCCTTCAGCGAAGTAATTTTCGCTTCCAGTGCCTTGTCGGTGCCAATCTTGTTGGCGTTTTCGAACAGCGTTTCCTGGAAACCCATGAATTGTTCGGTCAAAGGCAGCATCGCCTCATTCGCGCCGCAACGGGTGACCCGCGCCGCCATCAGGTCGAATTCATCGCGGACGAAATTGCGGAATTCGTAGGAAATCTTGCCATTGTTGATGAAATTGTCGTGCAGGTCGGAGCCCGAATCCTTCGCAAACTGCGCGCATACATGGCAGGTGAGCGAAGCATATTCGACCAGTTTGATTTTTGCATCGGGGTTGCCGATCAGATAGCCGCCTTCGGCCGTCTTGCTGACAACATCAATCCATTGCTTGCCAGCCGGTGGCGCGACGGCGGCTACCGGTTCGCCCTTGGGCGCTTCGCCAGTTTCGCTGCTACCACAGGATGCGAGGGCGAGCGCGGCGATGGAAGCGGTGAGGATTTTCAGACTGCGCATATTTGATGTCCTTTGCGTCGTTGAAATTCAGGGAGCGAGATGGGGTTTGATGGTTGCGAAGTCGTGACCTTCGATGACTTTGCCATTGACCAGCAGGGTCGGCGTCGAGTTGATTTTCAGTTTTTCGGTGGCTTCGTCGGTCATCGCAATGACGGTATTGAACGCTGCCTTGTCTGCAAGACAGACCTTGGCTTGGGCGGCGGTAACGCCGCGCTGTGCCATAACTTTGTCCAGTCCGAGCTCGGTGTAGGCACCCTGCATGAAGCCGACGATATTCTTCGCCTCCAAGAGGTCAATCGTTGCCTTGCTGAGCTTGCTACCATTAGCCCATTGCGCTTGCGTCGCCATTAACTGCCGGTGATTGCCGAAAAAGCGACCCTTGCCGCCGCAGCGCGCGAGCATCGCAGCGGTCAAATCCATCGGGTCGCGCACAAGATTGCGGATTTCAAAGCTGACCTTGCCGGATGCGACAAACTGGTTCTTGATTTGTGGGACGTCATCGATCTCGAAATGCGCGCAATGGCCGCAGGTGTAGCTCGCATATTCGACCAGCTTGGTCGGAGCAGCCGGGTTGCCAATGATGTGACTGCCCTTGGGCGTCAGGCTAAAGGTCTGCAGCCAGTTGCTCTTGGCAGGAGCCGCGACCAGTGCGCCACCGCCAAGTGCCGCAGCGACAGCGAAAAGGGTCAGCGATTTTTGGAATATAGTCGGGAATCGGGTGGCCATATCTGCCTCTGAATTAGACCGCCGCATCTGCATTCACTCGCCCTCTTTGGCAAGGCTTTTTGCCAGATTCTGGAGCACTGCCTGCAATTCCGGATCGGCAATTTCGCGAAGAGAGTCGCCCAGCTCTGTGGAGGGCGCGCGCAGGACAGGGGCTGCGCTGACTTTCGGCTTTGGTTCGGCGCGTTGCACCTGCCCCTGACGCATTTTCACCTTGGCAACCGCTTCATAGCCGAAGAAGCGATTCACCCGCTCGACAATTTCTGGAAGCACATGCTGGATCATCACCGCATGCGCGCCTTCCACCACCAGCTCCAGCGTGCCACCTGCCTTCTGGCCGGCGGGAAAGCGGATCATTTCGGGCGCGGAAAAATTGGCATAGCGCGGGCCGACAATCTCGTCCCAGCGGCTGACGATCGAGCTTTGCACAAAGCCAAAGCGGCGGAAAGCGGCACGCCCTATGTCAGGGACAAGGTCGGAAACCGCGCGTGCTTCGCCGCCCCGCCGCCGTTCAAAAACGGGCTTGGTGGCGGCCTTTGCCTTTTTGTGTGCGGGTGATGGCTTGCCTTCCTCCATGGCGCAGCTATCGCATTTTCGATGGTCGGCGTCCAACAACACACACAATATTCTGGGGATATCGCCAGCGCCTTGCTCGCATATTATGACCGGCATGCGCGTGACCTCCCCTGGCGTTCGCCGCCCGGAACGCCGCCACCCGATTCGTACCGTGTTTGGATGTCCGAAATCATGCTGCAACAGACGACTGTTGCGGCTGTCTTCAGCTATTTCGAAAAGTTCACCGAGAGGTGGCCGGATTTCGCCGCTTTGGCGTCGGCCGACGATGCCGACGTCATGGCGGCCTGGGCGGGGCTCGGCTATTACAGCCGGGTGCGTAACCTGATCAAATGCGCGCGCGTCGTTGTTACCGAATATGGCGGAGAACTGCCGGAAACGTCGGTCGAGCTTGCCAAACTTCCCGGCATCGGGGCCTATACCGCAGCTGCTATCGCCGCGATTGCCTTTGGCGAACGTGTCGCGGTGGTTGACGCCAATGTTGAGCGGGTGGTGGCGCGCCTGTTCGCCATAGAAACGCCGCTGCCTGCCGCCAAGCCGGAGATCCGGGTGGCGGTGAATGCGATCACGCCCGCCGACCGGCCCGGCGATTTCGCGCAGGCGATGATGGATCTCGGCGCCAGTCTCTGCTCGGTGCGCAACCCGCAATGCCTGATCTGCCCTTTGAAAATGCACTGTGCAGCGCAAAAAGCGGGCTTCGCCGAGACGCTACCCCGCAAGGCTGCCAAAAAAGCTAAGCCCGAACGCACCGGAATCGCCTTTTGGATCGAGCGTGATGGCCATGTTTGGCTGATACGTCGTCCGGATCATGGCATGCTCGGCGGGATGCGCAGCCTGCCCGATGATGGCTGGAATGCACGCGCCGATGGCGACTCGCTGCCCCCATTTGGCGCCGACTGGAGTCCTGTTGCAGGTGAAGTGGTTCATGTCTTCACCCATTTCCGCCTGACGCTGCGGCTTACCGCTACGGCAGCGCCAGTCGACGAAAGCTGCCTGCCGTCGGGCGAATGGTGGCCGCTGAAATCATTGGACAGCGCAGGTTTGCCAACCTTATTCAGCAAGGCCGCAAAACTTGCCATCAGAGCGAGAGAGAAATTTTAGAGGAGAGAGCATGTCCGTAGCACAAACAGCGTTGATGCAACCCAGCCGTCGCGGTTTCCTTTCGATGGCCGGGCTTGGCGCGATGGCGACTATGCTGCCGACACCTGCATGGAGTTTCCTCGCGCAGGAATATCCGACGCTCAAATCGCAGGTTGAGGGCTATGTTGCGGGCCGGAAGGCCTCGGGCGTCGTTGCTGCTATTGGCCATGGTCTGGGTGAATTGGAAGTGATAGCTGCGGGAACGCAGGCAATTGGCGATCCAACACCGGTCAACATCGACACGCTGTTCCGCATTTATTCGATGACCAAGCCGGTGGCGGGCATGGCAGCGATGATCCTGATCGGCGAAGGCAAGATGAAGCTGGATCAGCCGATCGCCGATTTTCTGCCCGAATTTTCCGAAATGCGCGTGCTGACCAGCCCCGAAACCAGCCTGGACTCGGTACCTGCGAAGACAAAGATTACCGTCCGCCATCTTCTGACGCACACGGCAGGCCTTGGATATTCGATCATCACTAAGGGGCCTTTGCTTAAGGCCTATATGGATAATGGCATCACCCCCGGACAGATCAGCCGCATGCCTATTCCCGGCTTCGAACCGGGTGCGCCGACCCCCGATTTGAAGACATTTTCGGAGCGGTTGGGCAAATTGCCGTTGATTGCAGAGCCGGGAACCAAATGGAGCTATTCGATCAGCCTCGATCTTTTGGGCCGGGTTATAGAGGTGGCGAGCGGGATGGAGTTCGACGCATTCCTTCAGACGCGGCTCTTCGATCCGCTCAAAATGACCAGCACTTATTTTCAGGTTCCGCAAAGCGAAGTGAAACGCTTTACCACCAACTATGCGGTGTTTGGCGGCGCGCTGATCCCCATCGATCCGGCGGCAACCAGCATCTATCTCGACAAACCCGCCTTTGCCTTTGGTGGCGCAGGACTGGTCTGCTCGGCGCGCGACTATGACCGCTTCCTCGCCATGCTGCTCAATGGCGGCAGCCTTGACGGTGCCGAAATCATGGCCCCCGAAACTGTTGCCTTGGGAATGTCGAACCTGTTGCCGGCCGGGGTCAGCACAGACGGCACCTTTGCAAATGGCGCTGATTTTGGCGCGGGCGGACGCGTTGGCAAAGGTGCGCAAAAGGGCATATTCGGTTGGGGCGGCGCAGCTGGAACTATCGCTTTTGTCGACACCAGTCGCAAGATTCGTGCGACCGGAATGCTGCAATATATGCCGTCGAATGCGCATGATTTTCAGGACAGGTTCGGCGAATGGCTCGTCGCCGATTTGCAGGGGTAAGATAGCTCATGAACCCAGGCTTCACCGGCTCCCCGCTCGACCGTGCAGATCGGCTGCGCAATGATGTCGAAGGCTTCAACGCTGCACTCAACGACTGGCGCGCGCGCGTTCTGGGGCTCGACGGGCTGGACCCGGTAGTGGCCAGCGAAGGCGGGCTCAAATGGGTGTCGATGGCCGAGATTGACGTTTCGGTCGAACTCATCCTGCTTGGCCTTGCCAATGGTAAACCGCATTTCGTGCCGCTGGTCGAAGGCGCGGGCGGCATGGCGCGATCGCCTGCGGTTTGGCGCGCGCTGTCGATGCTGCCTGCCGAGGATGCCGCCATTTACGGCACTGCTCGCAGCCTGATCGACTGGCACAACAACCATAAATATTGCGGCCGCTGTGGCGGTTCGACCAAGGTGTTTCGCGCTGGCTGGGGCCGCCAATGCACCGCCTGTGATGCCGAACATTTCCCGCGCACAGACCCGGTTGTGATCATGATCGCCGAATATGAGGGCAAGGCTCTGCTTGGCCGACAATCGGCATGGCCTACGGGCAATTATTCGGCGCTGGCAGGATTCCTTGAACCCGGCGAGAGTATCGAGGAAGCAGTGCGGCGCGAGATTATGGAAGAGGCCGGGATCAGCTGCGGCGCAGTGCGCTATGTTACCAGCCAGCCCTGGCCCTTTGGCGGATCGCAACTGATGATCGCCTGTGTGGCAGACGCCGATGGTGACCAGTTGACCATCGACTATAACGAGTTGGAAGACGCGATGTGGGTGACGAAGGAAGAGGCACGCGCCGCACTCGCCGATGCCCCCGACAAACGCTTTGGCGCACCGCCGCCCTTTGCGATTGCGCACACATTGTTGCGGCGTTGGGCGGAGGCAGATTGAGATGACGGCACAACCTCTTCGCATCGATATCGTTTCCGACGTCGTCTGCCCCTGGTGCATCATCGGTTACAAGCAGGTCGAAAAGGCGCTGACTTTACTACCAGAACCGGTCGCGGCCGAAATCCACTGGCACCCGTTCGAACTCAATCCCGACATGCCGCCTGAGGGCGAGGACGCGGGGCAGCATATTGCGCGCAAATACGGCCAGTCTGCCGATCAAACCAAAGCCGTGCGCGATCGCATCAAAGACACTGCTGCCGATCTCGGTTTCATCTTTGGCGACATGGGCGCACGGCGGCTATACAATACGTTTGACGCGCACAAATTGCTGACACGCGCCGGATCCCAACATGGCTGGAAAAAGCAGACCGAACTGAAGCTCGCGCTGTTTTCAACTTATTTCCAGCAGGGCAAGGATGTGAGCGATCGGGCCGTTCTATTGGATGTTGCTGAAAGCATAGGTCTCGACCGCGCCGCCTGTGAAGCATGGCTGGCCGACGAGGTGCTCGGGCGCGAAGTGCGCGGCGAGGAAAGCTATTGGATCAATGAGAATGTCGCTGGCGTGCCTGCTATCATTTTCGATGGCAAATATATGGTTCCCGGCGCGCAGAGTGCGGAGACCTTTGCGCAGGTGATTGGCAAGGTTCTGGCGAAGCGGGATCAGGCAACCGCCTGAACCCCATATTTGCGCATCTTCTCGATCAAAGTGGTGCGCTTCAACGTCAGCAACCGCGCGGCCTCCGAAACTATGCCATCGGCCAACTCCAACGCCATATTGATCCGTTTAAGTTCGATCGCCTCAATCTCCTGCCGCAAGTCGATCGGATGATCTTTGCAGGGCGCTGGTGATGCGGGAACAAAGGAAACCGGCGCAACCGCCACCCGCTCGCGGCGGCTTTCCAGCGGTGGTGCCGCGTTGGTGAGCAATAGGTCGACATCGTCCGCGCCCAATATCTCGCCGCCATAAAGCACGCCCGCCCGTTCGACGACATTGCGCAGTTCGCGGACATTTCCCGGCCAGTCATGCGCCATCAGCCGCTCGAGTGCGCTTTCATCAAAGTGCGCAATCACCCCAGACGGTTTACCTTTCTGGAAATGGCGGACCAGCAGCGGGATATCCTCGGCGCGCTCGGCCAGTGCGGGCACATGCACCAGCACCACGCCAAGCCGGAAGAACAGGTCTTGCCGGAAGCGGCCATCGGCGATCGCATGGTCCATGTCGCGGTGTGTTGCCGAGATGATCCGAACGTCGACCGGGGTGCCGCTGCTGCTGCCGACCCGGGTGACTACACGCTCCTCAAGCACGCGCAGCAGCTTGACCTGCATGTCGAACCGCATGTCGCCAATTTCGTCGAGGAACAGCGTGCCCTTGTGCGCATTTTCGAAATGGCCGGTTCGCCTGCTGTGCGCGCCGGTGAAGCTGCCCTTCTCATGCCCGAACAGCTCGGATTCGATCAGTTCGGCGGGGATCGCGCCGGTGTTGATTGCGACAAACGGGTTGGCGCTGCGATTACTGGCGGCGTGGATGGCCTGTGCGACAAGTTCCTTGCCCGACCCGGATGGCCCTGCAAGGAGCACCGACACATCCGACGCCGCCACACGAGCAATCATCGCCCGCAACCTTTGCACGGCGGGGCTGGTGCCAATCACCAAAGATGTGATGTCGCGTTCGATGTCTGTTGTGGAAACTGCCATTTCTGCCCCCGTTTTCGCGCCGCGTGGCGTTGATCCGATGGCCCGAAAATTGGCGATTGGGGTTAACAAATTCTTACCTGAGAAATTTCAAGCTATTGGTATTTAATAGATTTTAGTCCGGAATGGAGCGAGCCTTACCGACAGCTGCCGCTATGCGAGGGGACCCTTTCGCCAAAATGGAGCAACTTCATTCGCGTCCCCAGCCCAAGGTAATCGACATCCGCCGGTTGCGCGGGTCGAACCGGTTCTTGGGCACATAAGGTTCGCGATCCGCAACCCCTTCGATTCGCAAGAAGCGATCCGGCCCCACTCCCTTTTGCGCAAAGATCGCGCGGGTGATCTCGGCGCGCTCAGCCGACAGCTTCCAGTTGTTCATGCCCTGCCCGCGGGCATAAGGCGCGGCGTCGGTATGGCCGCGGATGATCAGGCCATTGGGCAGCTCGCGCACCAGCAGCGATACCTCGTCGAGCAAGCGCATCGCATCGGGCGTCATCTGGTTGGTGCCCGATACAAACATGCTGAAATCGGCTTCGTCGACCAGATCGATGCGCAGCCCCTCACGCGTTTCGGTGAAGCGGACATTTTTGGCGAGGCGGCGCAGCTCGCGGCTGGCCTGCATTTTCTTAGCGAGCGCCTGTTTCAGTTTCTCGAACCGCGCCTTGTCACGTTCCTTTCCCGACGCCTCCTTTCGCCCGCCTTTTGCGTCGCGAGGGATGGTGATCGCCTTGGTTCCGGTTTGCGCCGCGCGGTGCGGATAATGGTCCGCCGATACGATCGAATCCCCACCAAACATCCCGTTTGACCCTGCACTTTCCTGCTTGGTCTTGACCAGCGTGGGCGCGAAATAGTCGGCAAGTGCCTTGCGCTGCTTCTCAGTGGTCGCGCCCAGCAGCCACATCAGCAGGAAAAAGGCCATCATCGCGGTTACGAAATCGGCATAGGCGACCTTCCATGCACCGCCATGATGCGCGGCGTGCGGGGCCTCATACACCTTTTTGACGATGACGGGGCGGACGACCTGGTCGACGGTGGCAGCCATCAGCGCGCCCGCATTCCGTCAAACACCTCGGCAAAACTTGGCTGGTTCGAATGCTCGATGCCCGATCGCGCCGCCTCGATCACCAGCGGTTGGGGATGGCCGTGCAGCGAGGCGATGATGATCTGCTTTACCGTGTGATAGATCGCGGCGTCGCCTTCGATCACCTGCTTGGCGCGGTTGGCAAAGGGCCCGACCAGCCCGTAAGCGAGCAGCACGCCGAGGAAGGTTCCGACCAGCGCCGAACCGATCATCCCGCCCAGTATCTCCGGCGGTTTGTCGATCGAGCCCATGGTTTTGACGACGCCGAGCACTGCCGCAACAATACCGAGTGCAGGCAGGGCATCGGCGAGGTTTTGCAGGCCGTCGGCGGGTTTTATCGCGTGGTGATGGTGGTTCTTGATCGCATTATCCATCACCTCCTCGACCGCATGCGGATCAAGCGTGCCGGATGAGACGACCACCAGCCGCAGCGTATCGCAGATTAGGTGGATCAGCGTCTGGTCGGCAAGCAATTTGGGATATTCGGCGAAGAGCGCGGACTCTTTGGGGTTCTCGATATGCGGTTCGAGCGCGACCGGGCCTTCGCTGCGCAGCAGCTTCATCAGCTTGCCGACCAGCAGGATGCAATCGAGATAGTCCTGCTTGCCGAAACGTGGCCCCTTGAACACCTTGGTCAGGCCACCGCCGAGCGCCTTCAATTCCTTGCCCGAATTGCCAATAATCAGCGAGCCGATGGCGGCCCCGCCGATGATCAGCATTTCGTGCGGTAAAGCGTGCATCACCGGGCCAAGATTGCCGCCCGTCAGTGCAAAACCACCAAACACCATCGCGATCAGGACAAGGATACCGATAATCGCGAACATGCTTTGTGGCCTTCCGGTCTAGCGGGAGTTTATGGGTTTAACGGCGGGAAGCGGGGAAGATTGAGCGGGTCAGCCCAAAATATCGAACAATGTCCGCCGGTTGATGCGTGCGAAGGCTGCCTGTGCCGCCTCCAGTGTAATCGTTTGCGCGTTGAGTTTGGCGATGGCGCTCGTCAGGTCGGTGTCTTCAAGCGCAGAACGCTCGGCTTTGTTGGCAATCTTGCGCTCGGCTTGCAGCTCG
The nucleotide sequence above comes from Sphingorhabdus pulchriflava. Encoded proteins:
- a CDS encoding DsbA family protein: MRSLKILTASIAALALASCGSSETGEAPKGEPVAAVAPPAGKQWIDVVSKTAEGGYLIGNPDAKIKLVEYASLTCHVCAQFAKDSGSDLHDNFINNGKISYEFRNFVRDEFDLMAARVTRCGANEAMLPLTEQFMGFQETLFENANKIGTDKALEAKITSLKGGERFFALADAVGIVEFFAQRGVSRDQSKACLSDTAEMQKLADLTAEYGKKYTIQGTPTFYLNGARLDVTAWPQVKGKLQEAGAR
- a CDS encoding thioredoxin domain-containing protein produces the protein MATRFPTIFQKSLTLFAVAAALGGGALVAAPAKSNWLQTFSLTPKGSHIIGNPAAPTKLVEYASYTCGHCAHFEIDDVPQIKNQFVASGKVSFEIRNLVRDPMDLTAAMLARCGGKGRFFGNHRQLMATQAQWANGSKLSKATIDLLEAKNIVGFMQGAYTELGLDKVMAQRGVTAAQAKVCLADKAAFNTVIAMTDEATEKLKINSTPTLLVNGKVIEGHDFATIKPHLAP
- a CDS encoding DUF721 domain-containing protein, which gives rise to MEEGKPSPAHKKAKAATKPVFERRRGGEARAVSDLVPDIGRAAFRRFGFVQSSIVSRWDEIVGPRYANFSAPEMIRFPAGQKAGGTLELVVEGAHAVMIQHVLPEIVERVNRFFGYEAVAKVKMRQGQVQRAEPKPKVSAAPVLRAPSTELGDSLREIADPELQAVLQNLAKSLAKEGE
- a CDS encoding A/G-specific adenine glycosylase, with protein sequence MVGVQQHTQYSGDIASALLAYYDRHARDLPWRSPPGTPPPDSYRVWMSEIMLQQTTVAAVFSYFEKFTERWPDFAALASADDADVMAAWAGLGYYSRVRNLIKCARVVVTEYGGELPETSVELAKLPGIGAYTAAAIAAIAFGERVAVVDANVERVVARLFAIETPLPAAKPEIRVAVNAITPADRPGDFAQAMMDLGASLCSVRNPQCLICPLKMHCAAQKAGFAETLPRKAAKKAKPERTGIAFWIERDGHVWLIRRPDHGMLGGMRSLPDDGWNARADGDSLPPFGADWSPVAGEVVHVFTHFRLTLRLTATAAPVDESCLPSGEWWPLKSLDSAGLPTLFSKAAKLAIRAREKF
- a CDS encoding serine hydrolase domain-containing protein; its protein translation is MSVAQTALMQPSRRGFLSMAGLGAMATMLPTPAWSFLAQEYPTLKSQVEGYVAGRKASGVVAAIGHGLGELEVIAAGTQAIGDPTPVNIDTLFRIYSMTKPVAGMAAMILIGEGKMKLDQPIADFLPEFSEMRVLTSPETSLDSVPAKTKITVRHLLTHTAGLGYSIITKGPLLKAYMDNGITPGQISRMPIPGFEPGAPTPDLKTFSERLGKLPLIAEPGTKWSYSISLDLLGRVIEVASGMEFDAFLQTRLFDPLKMTSTYFQVPQSEVKRFTTNYAVFGGALIPIDPAATSIYLDKPAFAFGGAGLVCSARDYDRFLAMLLNGGSLDGAEIMAPETVALGMSNLLPAGVSTDGTFANGADFGAGGRVGKGAQKGIFGWGGAAGTIAFVDTSRKIRATGMLQYMPSNAHDFQDRFGEWLVADLQG
- the nudC gene encoding NAD(+) diphosphatase, whose protein sequence is MNPGFTGSPLDRADRLRNDVEGFNAALNDWRARVLGLDGLDPVVASEGGLKWVSMAEIDVSVELILLGLANGKPHFVPLVEGAGGMARSPAVWRALSMLPAEDAAIYGTARSLIDWHNNHKYCGRCGGSTKVFRAGWGRQCTACDAEHFPRTDPVVIMIAEYEGKALLGRQSAWPTGNYSALAGFLEPGESIEEAVRREIMEEAGISCGAVRYVTSQPWPFGGSQLMIACVADADGDQLTIDYNELEDAMWVTKEEARAALADAPDKRFGAPPPFAIAHTLLRRWAEAD
- a CDS encoding DsbA family oxidoreductase yields the protein MTAQPLRIDIVSDVVCPWCIIGYKQVEKALTLLPEPVAAEIHWHPFELNPDMPPEGEDAGQHIARKYGQSADQTKAVRDRIKDTAADLGFIFGDMGARRLYNTFDAHKLLTRAGSQHGWKKQTELKLALFSTYFQQGKDVSDRAVLLDVAESIGLDRAACEAWLADEVLGREVRGEESYWINENVAGVPAIIFDGKYMVPGAQSAETFAQVIGKVLAKRDQATA
- a CDS encoding sigma-54 interaction domain-containing protein, coding for MAVSTTDIERDITSLVIGTSPAVQRLRAMIARVAASDVSVLLAGPSGSGKELVAQAIHAASNRSANPFVAINTGAIPAELIESELFGHEKGSFTGAHSRRTGHFENAHKGTLFLDEIGDMRFDMQVKLLRVLEERVVTRVGSSSGTPVDVRIISATHRDMDHAIADGRFRQDLFFRLGVVLVHVPALAERAEDIPLLVRHFQKGKPSGVIAHFDESALERLMAHDWPGNVRELRNVVERAGVLYGGEILGADDVDLLLTNAAPPLESRRERVAVAPVSFVPASPAPCKDHPIDLRQEIEAIELKRINMALELADGIVSEAARLLTLKRTTLIEKMRKYGVQAVA
- a CDS encoding flagellar motor protein MotB codes for the protein MAATVDQVVRPVIVKKVYEAPHAAHHGGAWKVAYADFVTAMMAFFLLMWLLGATTEKQRKALADYFAPTLVKTKQESAGSNGMFGGDSIVSADHYPHRAAQTGTKAITIPRDAKGGRKEASGKERDKARFEKLKQALAKKMQASRELRRLAKNVRFTETREGLRIDLVDEADFSMFVSGTNQMTPDAMRLLDEVSLLVRELPNGLIIRGHTDAAPYARGQGMNNWKLSAERAEITRAIFAQKGVGPDRFLRIEGVADREPYVPKNRFDPRNRRMSITLGWGRE
- the motA gene encoding flagellar motor stator protein MotA; the protein is MFAIIGILVLIAMVFGGFALTGGNLGPVMHALPHEMLIIGGAAIGSLIIGNSGKELKALGGGLTKVFKGPRFGKQDYLDCILLVGKLMKLLRSEGPVALEPHIENPKESALFAEYPKLLADQTLIHLICDTLRLVVVSSGTLDPHAVEEVMDNAIKNHHHHAIKPADGLQNLADALPALGIVAAVLGVVKTMGSIDKPPEILGGMIGSALVGTFLGVLLAYGLVGPFANRAKQVIEGDAAIYHTVKQIIIASLHGHPQPLVIEAARSGIEHSNQPSFAEVFDGMRAR